In Biomphalaria glabrata chromosome 11, xgBioGlab47.1, whole genome shotgun sequence, the following proteins share a genomic window:
- the LOC106065374 gene encoding collagen alpha-5(VI) chain-like isoform X1, which produces MRVSNTVLLCFLATPYLTFLCNGLQYTEYVEVEYNENGEGVAYPEKEEGISYPEYPTYPEYPDYQEYPDYPEETTRRPCASSTAKPTTTKPAPTTTKPAPTTTTAAPTTTTAAPTTTKTTPKPTTTNPPAPTTTTVKPCEKTAKSDIMEVLDASSSIGETNWGHQTKFAADITQAFKIGPNDIQFGCLIFNNETTKIFDLKTFSDKTSLYNKIRSIAYPTNQGTFTYRALRKIREEGLFSPFYGGRPGASKIVIVMTDGQSSDKAKTISEAELLKKSGVTIIAVGIGSEVDTTELKAIATDPNKVFSAENFTLLDVIKKELVNFTCEQTGRS; this is translated from the exons ATGAGGGTCTCCAACACTGTACTGCTGTGTTTCCTGGCCACTCCTTACCTGACGTTCC TATGTAACGGTCTTCAATACACAG AATACGTCGAGGTAGAGTACAATG AAAATGGCGAAGGTGTCGCTTATCCAG aaaaAGAAGAAGGTATCTCGTATCCAG AGTATCCAACGTACCCCGAGTATCCAGATTACCAAGAGTACCCAGACTATCCAgaag aaactACTAGACGACCATGTGCCTCATCAACAGCGAAACCTACAACAACTAAACCAGCACCAACAACAACTAAACCAGCACCAACAACAACTACAGCAGCACCAACAACAACTACAGCAGCACCAACAACGACCAAAACGACGCCTAAACCTACTACTACAAATCCACCTGCCCCGACAACaa CAACTGTGAAGCCTTGTGAAAAAACGGCGAAATCCGATATAATGGAAGTACTGGACGCCTCCAGCAGTATTGGAGAAACGAACTGGGGTCATCAGACGAAATTCGCTGCAGATATTACACAGGCCTTCAAAATCGGACCAAACGACATTCAATTCGGATGTTTGATCTTCAACAATGAAACCACAAAGATATTTGATTTGAAAACATTCAGTGACAAGACATCTCTTTATAAT AAAATCAGAAGCATTGCTTATCCCACCAACCAGGGCACATTTACGTACAGGGCGCTCAGGAAGATCAGGGAAGAAGGATTGTTTTCTCCATTTTATGGCGGCAGACCGGGAGCCAGCAAGATCGTAATTGTCATGACAGATGGGCAGTCTAGTGACAAGGCAAAAA CAATCAGTGAAGCAGAACTTCTGAAGAAGTCCGGGGTCACTATCATAGCCGTTGGTATTGGGAGCGAGGTGGACACTACAGAGCTGAAGGCAATTGCCACTGACCCTAACAAGGTGTTCTCCGCTGAAAACTTTACCCTGTTGGATGTCATAAAGAAAGAACTGGTCAATTTTACCTGCGAAC AAACTGGCAGGAGTTAG
- the LOC106065374 gene encoding collagen alpha-5(VI) chain-like isoform X2, translated as MRVSNTVLLCFLATPYLTFLCNGLQYTEYVEVEYNENGEGVAYPEYPTYPEYPDYQEYPDYPEETTRRPCASSTAKPTTTKPAPTTTKPAPTTTTAAPTTTTAAPTTTKTTPKPTTTNPPAPTTTTVKPCEKTAKSDIMEVLDASSSIGETNWGHQTKFAADITQAFKIGPNDIQFGCLIFNNETTKIFDLKTFSDKTSLYNKIRSIAYPTNQGTFTYRALRKIREEGLFSPFYGGRPGASKIVIVMTDGQSSDKAKTISEAELLKKSGVTIIAVGIGSEVDTTELKAIATDPNKVFSAENFTLLDVIKKELVNFTCEQTGRS; from the exons ATGAGGGTCTCCAACACTGTACTGCTGTGTTTCCTGGCCACTCCTTACCTGACGTTCC TATGTAACGGTCTTCAATACACAG AATACGTCGAGGTAGAGTACAATG AAAATGGCGAAGGTGTCGCTTATCCAG AGTATCCAACGTACCCCGAGTATCCAGATTACCAAGAGTACCCAGACTATCCAgaag aaactACTAGACGACCATGTGCCTCATCAACAGCGAAACCTACAACAACTAAACCAGCACCAACAACAACTAAACCAGCACCAACAACAACTACAGCAGCACCAACAACAACTACAGCAGCACCAACAACGACCAAAACGACGCCTAAACCTACTACTACAAATCCACCTGCCCCGACAACaa CAACTGTGAAGCCTTGTGAAAAAACGGCGAAATCCGATATAATGGAAGTACTGGACGCCTCCAGCAGTATTGGAGAAACGAACTGGGGTCATCAGACGAAATTCGCTGCAGATATTACACAGGCCTTCAAAATCGGACCAAACGACATTCAATTCGGATGTTTGATCTTCAACAATGAAACCACAAAGATATTTGATTTGAAAACATTCAGTGACAAGACATCTCTTTATAAT AAAATCAGAAGCATTGCTTATCCCACCAACCAGGGCACATTTACGTACAGGGCGCTCAGGAAGATCAGGGAAGAAGGATTGTTTTCTCCATTTTATGGCGGCAGACCGGGAGCCAGCAAGATCGTAATTGTCATGACAGATGGGCAGTCTAGTGACAAGGCAAAAA CAATCAGTGAAGCAGAACTTCTGAAGAAGTCCGGGGTCACTATCATAGCCGTTGGTATTGGGAGCGAGGTGGACACTACAGAGCTGAAGGCAATTGCCACTGACCCTAACAAGGTGTTCTCCGCTGAAAACTTTACCCTGTTGGATGTCATAAAGAAAGAACTGGTCAATTTTACCTGCGAAC AAACTGGCAGGAGTTAG